One Camelina sativa cultivar DH55 chromosome 3, Cs, whole genome shotgun sequence genomic window carries:
- the LOC104777113 gene encoding probable F-box protein At5g25300, with amino-acid sequence MEEEGVDRPAGAGVGNSKRSGSPKYNECIKVPRPALVFDPKSGSPPLLLLSPEEGGCRVYNPDEDKVYETKSDFSGYRFLANSGKWFLVLDESRSDLYIVDVFSEERIHLPALESIKGGIYKVERVGDNEFTVDLIKP; translated from the coding sequence ATGGAGGAGGAGGGAGTAGATCGACCAGCAGGCGCCGGAGTTGGTAATTCAAAACGAAGCGGGAGTCCCAAGTATAACGAGTGCATTAAGGTCCCGCGTCCGGCTTTGGTTTTTGATCCAAAAAGCGGTTCTCCTCCATTGCTGTTGCTGTCTCCAGAAGAGGGCGGTTGTCGTGTGTACAACCCTGACGAAGACAAGGTTTACGAGACGAAGAGTGACTTTTCAGGGTATCGATTCCTAGCAAACTCGGGTAAGTGGTTCCTGGTGTTAGATGAATCTCGATCGGATCTCTATATCGTCGATGTGTTTAGCGAGGAGAGGATCCATCTTCCGGCTCTAGAGTCAATCAAGGGTGGCATTTACAAGGTTGAGCGAGTAGGAGATAATGAATTCACcgttgatttaattaaacctTAG